In Campylobacter sp. VBCF_01 NA2, one DNA window encodes the following:
- a CDS encoding SPFH domain-containing protein, with product MFSPVLIGFGGGLVAIVVICVLAAMYFRTVVETNEVHIVQSARKTQSFGKDTGNGNVYYNFPGWVPILGVSKIILPVSVFSIKIEAYEAYDVGRLPFVVDITAFFRIADSNLAAQRVKDFDDLKKQLTDIIQGSIRSILAKRELEEILTIRSALGEDFTVSVQSQLENWGIAPVKNIELMDIKDKDGEKVIFNIMEKKKSAIEKDSRVEVAENRKRAQIAEIEAKRETEIKEQEALKLVGLKTVEQEREVAISKEQAKQVVKEQEKITQEKAMEVVRVQDVKKAEIKKQVEIVQAEQEQRKIEIDAEAKKTAKIKEAEAQKENQILIAQGDKERQFLEAAALLEIKDKESQGIAKIGTAEAEALRLKELAPVNAQIELAREIGENEGYQTYLISIEQIKANRDIGLEQAKALTSADLKIIANNGNVSEGLNSLGGVLSANGGTKIASMLEGLAQSELGKQLVDKITKPKEGEK from the coding sequence ATGTTTTCGCCTGTTTTGATTGGATTTGGTGGCGGTTTGGTCGCTATCGTGGTCATTTGTGTGCTTGCAGCTATGTATTTTAGGACCGTCGTGGAGACAAACGAGGTTCATATTGTCCAAAGCGCGCGCAAAACGCAAAGTTTTGGCAAAGACACTGGAAATGGAAATGTGTATTACAATTTCCCGGGCTGGGTGCCGATTTTAGGCGTTAGCAAGATAATTTTGCCAGTTTCAGTATTTAGTATCAAAATCGAGGCTTACGAAGCTTACGATGTGGGTAGGCTACCATTTGTCGTGGATATCACGGCGTTTTTCCGCATTGCTGATTCAAATTTAGCCGCCCAAAGGGTCAAAGACTTCGACGATCTCAAAAAGCAACTCACAGATATTATCCAAGGCTCAATCCGCTCGATTTTAGCCAAACGAGAGCTAGAAGAAATCCTTACAATCCGCTCAGCCCTAGGCGAGGATTTTACCGTTTCGGTTCAATCCCAGCTCGAAAACTGGGGCATTGCGCCTGTGAAAAATATCGAATTAATGGATATTAAAGACAAAGATGGCGAAAAGGTCATTTTCAACATAATGGAAAAGAAAAAATCCGCTATCGAAAAAGACAGCCGTGTCGAGGTCGCCGAAAACCGCAAACGCGCCCAAATCGCTGAAATCGAAGCCAAAAGAGAAACCGAGATCAAAGAGCAAGAAGCCCTAAAACTCGTAGGCCTTAAAACCGTCGAGCAAGAGCGCGAGGTCGCAATCAGCAAAGAACAAGCCAAACAAGTGGTAAAAGAGCAGGAAAAAATCACCCAAGAAAAGGCAATGGAGGTCGTGCGCGTCCAAGATGTCAAAAAAGCAGAGATTAAAAAGCAAGTAGAAATCGTCCAAGCTGAGCAAGAACAGCGCAAAATCGAAATCGACGCGGAGGCTAAGAAAACAGCCAAAATCAAGGAAGCCGAAGCCCAAAAAGAAAACCAAATCCTAATCGCGCAAGGCGATAAAGAAAGACAGTTTTTGGAGGCGGCTGCGCTTTTAGAAATCAAAGACAAAGAGAGCCAAGGTATCGCAAAAATAGGAACCGCTGAGGCTGAGGCTTTGAGATTGAAAGAGCTAGCCCCTGTCAATGCGCAAATCGAGCTAGCGCGCGAAATCGGCGAAAACGAGGGCTATCAAACATATCTAATCTCAATCGAGCAAATCAAGGCTAACCGCGACATCGGCTTAGAGCAGGCCAAAGCCCTAACTAGCGCAGATCTAAAAATCATCGCAAACAATGGCAATGTAAGCGAGGGGCTAAATTCGCTTGGTGGCGTGCTAAGCGCGAATGGTGGCACAAAAATCGCCTCCATGCTAGAAGGGCTAGCTCAAAGCGAGCTAGGAAAACAGCTTGTCGATAAAATCACCAAGCCAAAAGAGGGCGAGAAATAA
- a CDS encoding MarR family winged helix-turn-helix transcriptional regulator yields the protein MKKERKSIFLSAQLVREANDYIINEFKRLEILGISPSHGDIFHYLFGGKILSPAQIATKINRTKATVTTLLDRLEMDGYLVREKDKNDARSVNVKLTPKGESLKPKFDEISKNLNKILAKNFSEFELDALDTLLSRAIKNFNKKIN from the coding sequence ATGAAAAAAGAACGCAAAAGCATATTTTTAAGCGCACAGCTTGTAAGAGAGGCAAATGATTACATTATAAACGAATTTAAAAGGCTTGAAATTTTAGGGATTTCACCCAGCCACGGGGATATTTTTCACTATCTTTTTGGGGGTAAAATTTTAAGTCCAGCCCAAATTGCCACTAAAATCAACCGCACAAAAGCAACTGTTACAACCCTGCTTGATAGGCTCGAAATGGACGGCTATTTGGTGCGAGAAAAGGACAAAAACGACGCAAGAAGCGTAAATGTAAAACTCACGCCAAAAGGCGAGAGTTTAAAGCCGAAATTTGATGAAATTTCAAAGAATTTAAATAAAATTTTAGCGAAAAATTTTAGCGAATTTGAATTAGACGCGCTAGATACGCTTTTAAGCCGTGCGATTAAAAATTTTAATAAAAAAATTAATTAG